The Brassica rapa cultivar Chiifu-401-42 chromosome A10, CAAS_Brap_v3.01, whole genome shotgun sequence genome segment TTAGAAGCCACTGAGGCTGAAACACAAAACCATGAAACCATATATGTAAGTTTTAGACTATCACCTATATATGTGTTCTCATAGgcttctttttcttatctttaaactatatatttttactaatgATGTGTAGGGAAAGGAGTTACCATTACCTCATGAATCAGAAGATATGATGGATGATGTAGCCACTCCAATCATAGACCCTCAAGAGATTCCACGAGGTAAAATGTAGATTATGATTTATAAAagcctataaataatttataaagactTACAAATATGTGTAGTTTATAAGAGCAATAAATAGTTTACAAGGGCTTCtaaatctatataaaattttgacaattatTTTGAAGGGCTTATAAGGTTTTAtgaagatttataaaataaggTAATATATAAAGACctataaacaattttaaaagatttataaatctgtataaaatgatttacaaattttgacaataattaataaagacTTATGAATctctatataataatttataagggttaataaaattttttaaaaagcatataaatattttgcagAAGCTTGTTAatctataatagtttataaaaccGTTTTCTAAGCATTAAACCATAAATAAACTTGGGCCTTAAACATTGATAATCGAAATTGGGCCTtagtgtaaaaaaaataaaaccgtCACGAATTAGGGTAAAAAGTCGGGACTTTTCATCGCCTTCCTCCGTTCGCGTCTCTTCTGATACAGAGCTGAAGCGCATCTTTTGATCTCTATTTATACTCCGCCGTTCTACATTTCTTTGGTTACAAAAACTTACTTTTCACCATCGATTTCTCTTAACTCCGGTAATGTTATTGGTTCTTCTTAGCGATTCTTCTTCTCACTCTGTCATTTGCGATATATTTCATTGCTAGTTCTTTCGTTTTTGATGTGGTTAATCGATTTTAGAATGATCTATTATGATTTACAAGTGTTGATAAACAAAACCTTTATAAGTCATTATAAAACATATCTTTGACATTGCCATTTTGAATTGTTTCAGGTGAAACGATGAGTGAGTCTAATGACAAGATTGCTTTGCCAAAAAGAATCTCCGAAACTGGTACAAAAGGAGTCGTATTGCAAAGAATTAACAAGCGCTCCAATCTGAAGTTGGTTGGTAAAGTTGAAACCCTTTTGGGCAAAGAATTCAAGAAGCTTGAAGATTCATTCTTGGCTCCGGTAATTAAGATGGGAAGGAAGCAGAAGCTTATGGTGTTTTCAAGGCATTTGATTCATCACTTACTCTTAAGGAGAATTGATATAGGCGAGAAGGGTTTGTGGTTTACTTTTGGAGAACAACTAATGAGGTTTTCTCTAAGAGAATTCCACTTGACAACGGGTCTGCCTTGTGTtgttgataaagatgaagatgaagccgAGACTTCagcaacaaaaaagaagaagaaagatccaTGGATGAACAAGAATCAAACTCTAAACACCTTGCTTAAGCTTCTTGTCGAAAAGAGTAAAGAGCTTACTGCTGATCAGAGATTAAGATTGGGAGCTACAATCCTTGTGGAAGGGATATTGATGGCAAGCAATCCGGTGACAAGTATTCCAGAAGAGCGTCTGCTTAGAGCTAGAAATTTCAAAGAGTTTTGCAAGTATCCCTGGGGGAATTTGGCCTTTGATTATTTACTGAAAGAAGTGAAGAGCTTTACCTATGCAAAGCTGACGGAGAATAATCAATACGCGATTTGTGGCTTTATATATGCGCTTCAGCTCTGGGCGTTATCTTCTGTGAATCAACTAGGCACATTCTTTGGTATTAGCGATGATGGAATTCAGTTTCCCTTGTGCTTGCATTGGAAAGAAACCAAAGCGCTTACTATTGAGGAGGTTAACAGATTCGACCAAATGGAGAAGGTAACCgtttataatgttttataaaacTGTTTTAGTCTTTGCATTCTTCTTTTACCGATTGTTTGATCATATGCAAACACTTGTCAGGTTGATGTCAAATGTATCCTTGGAGATCCCGGATTGCATAGCGACTTGGTTGAAGATGTTGACTGTGAATTTGGAAGAGTTGTTGATCTTGTCAAAAGAGGATATCGTTTGAAGAGACAAGATTGGCTCAATAGAAGTGTCGACATTGCCGTTGCTGAAGCTGAAGTGGACGAAAATAATTCTGTTCCTGGGATTGATGCAACTGATCAAGAAAAGATTGAATTCCTCAATAATAAGGTAGTGTCTCTTGAAGAAAGAGTGAAGTACCTTGAAGGTCTTTTGAACATTCGTGGAGAAACTGTGAAGGTAAACTACTTTCTATATTTGTTTCGTGTTGTAAATGACAAAAAGATTCATATGCTTCTAACTTGTAACAGGAAACTGAGAAGTCAAAAGAAACTGAAGCCGCCACAAAAACCAAGGTTTGCTATCTATAACGTCTTCATATTCTTAATACAATGTGTGTGAGCTCACATATAATATTTCAGGTAAATGGACAGAATGCCGATTATGAACTTGACGAAAATGAAGTTTTAGGAGTTTATATAGATGCCAAAAGAAAGGAAATCGCTaaggttattttatttttgatattttataatgttGTTATTAAATTCGAAATTGCTAAgctagttttttttcttgtaatatTAGAGAAAGAAGAATGGTGTAAGACCTCCACGTGAAGTAGGACATCAAGATGAAGATGATGTAGAAGTCGAAGTCAATGAAGTAAGCTTATTTATAACACTTTATAAATTGAAAACCGTTATAGAAttataaatcattaaaaatatgtaattttttttttaaaataggaacaaccacaagaagaagaggaacaacaacaagaagatgATACAGAAGACGATGTGGACGATGGTGATAAAGAGAGTGAAAATCCGGAAACCAATGAAGTAAGctgatttataaatctttaaaaaCTGAACAatcgttttaaatttataaatcattataaatatgtaatcctTTTATTGAAATAGGGACAGACACAAGAGGAAGAGGAACAACACCAAGAGGATGACGCAGAAGTCAATGAAGTAAGCTTATTTATAACCCTTTATAAATTGAAAACCGTTATAGAATTATAAATCATTAAGAAtatgtaatctttttttttttaaataggaacagccacaagaagaagaggaacaacaagaagaagaggatacAGAAGACGATGTGGACGACGGTGATAAAGAGAGTGAAAATCCGGAAACCAATGAAGTAAGctgatttataaatctttataaactgaacaatcgttttaaatttataaatcattataaatatgtaatcctTTAATTGAAATAGGAACAGAAACAAGAGGAAGAGGAGCAACAACAAGAGGATGACACAGAAGTCAATACAGATGTTGACGTCGGTGCTAAGGAAAATGGATCTGAAAACCCCGTGAAAGGTTCAAAGAAACGTGGAAGAAAGGTAAATATCTCTCAGtgtataagggtttataaaatgtTGTTTAGTATAATCtatgtaactttttttattgtgtcaTCAAAATTGAAGGATGGAGAAGAAAATGAGGATGCATATGAAAAGCCCGTGAAGGTTACAAGGAAAAGTGAAAGAGTAACTAAGGTAAATATCTCTCTGTGTATAATGCTTTATAAAATGCTGTTTAGTATAATCaatgtaactttttttattgtgtcaTCAAAATTGAAGGGTGGAGAAGTAAATGAGGATGCATCTGAAAAGCCCATGAAGGGTACAAGGAAAAGTAAAAGAGGAACTAAGGTGAATATCTCTCAGtgtataagggtttataaaatgcTGTTTAGTATAATCaatgtaactttttttattgtgtcaTCAAAATTGAAGGGTGGAGAAGTAAATGAGGATGCATCTGAAAAGCCCATGAAGGGTACAAGGAAAAGTAAAAGAGGAACTAAGGTGAATATCTCTCTGTGTATAATGCTTTATAAAATGTTGTTTAGTATACTCtatgtaactttttttattgtgtcaTCAAAATTGAAGGATGGAGAAGAAAATGAGTATGCATATGAAAAGCCCGTGAAGGTTACAAGGAAAAGTGAAAGAGTAACTAAGGTAAATATCTCTCTGtgtataatagtttataaaatgtTCTTTCTGATTATCATTTCTGATTTACAAAGGCTGTTATTAAAATCGAAATTGCTAAGTTATTTATTTGTCTTGTA includes the following:
- the LOC117128925 gene encoding uncharacterized protein LOC117128925 isoform X9, producing the protein MKNNLKKKGKLLSIAKDCEVEVSIQEDGFRGSWYRAILEQNPTRVTGKKLRVSYKTMFNEDGVSPLKETIERSFIRPVPPECLNEGVVFKEGSVVDAYFNNGWWTGVIVVERPDGSFLVYFDDPPDIMRFIRSQLRPHADWIGSKWVKSKNKVLSQHMFTRGKLVEMTREISESEKEKIWVRALVITEVRKQGDDRRKFLIKRCTISQNSSDEAEGKHLIVDICKIRPSPPRDLCAEYSLNDYVEVVVTHGWRKGRVTEILLENKYKVYFAATKEDAVFNYTEIRLSMEWLGGGSWIRAHEREFENNAGTPIRPGQDSPSNTLATDEDDTLNDDATKIRSDQESPSITLVLESNEEDKVNDDATEITSSLERHRNTSVLEATEAETQNHETIYGKELPLPHESEDMMDDVATPIIDPQEIPRGETMSESNDKIALPKRISETGTKGVVLQRINKRSNLKLVGKVETLLGKEFKKLEDSFLAPVIKMGRKQKLMVFSRHLIHHLLLRRIDIGEKGLWFTFGEQLMRFSLREFHLTTGLPCVVDKDEDEAETSATKKKKKDPWMNKNQTLNTLLKLLVEKSKELTADQRLRLGATILVEGILMASNPVTSIPEERLLRARNFKEFCKYPWGNLAFDYLLKEVKSFTYAKLTENNQYAICGFIYALQLWALSSVNQLGTFFGISDDGIQFPLCLHWKETKALTIEEVNRFDQMEKVDVKCILGDPGLHSDLVEDVDCEFGRVVDLVKRGYRLKRQDWLNRSVDIAVAEAEVDENNSVPGIDATDQEKIEFLNNKVVSLEERVKYLEGLLNIRGETVKETEKSKETEAATKTKVNGQNADYELDENEVLGVYIDAKRKEIAKRKKNGVRPPREVGHQDEDDVEVEVNEEQPQEEEEQQQEDDTEDDVDDGDKESENPETNEGQTQEEEEQHQEDDAEVNEEQPQEEEEQQEEEDTEDDVDDGDKESENPETNEEQKQEEEEQQQEDDTEVNTDVDVGAKENGSENPVKGSKKRGRKVNISQCIRVYKMLFSIIYVTFFIVSSKLKDGEENEDAYEKPVKVTRKSERVTKGGEVNEDASEKPMKGTRKSKRGTKGGEVNEDASEKPMKGTRKSKRGTKVNISLCIMLYKMLFSILYVTFFIVSSKLKDGEENEYAYEKPVKVTRKSERVTKGKKKGVTPPREVQQQVEDHAETNEDGEGNEDASKKHVKFTKKNGRGNKEHNVGTPKSKKQKKQFEKDSADDVIGSVLEDLKNAD
- the LOC117128925 gene encoding uncharacterized protein LOC117128925 isoform X10, whose translation is MKNNLKKKGKLLSIAKDCEVEVSIQEDGFRGSWYRAILEQNPTRVTGKKLRVSYKTMFNEDGVSPLKETIERSFIRPVPPECLNEGVVFKEGSVVDAYFNNGWWTGVIVVERPDGSFLVYFDDPPDIMRFIRSQLRPHADWIGSKWVKSKNKVLSQHMFTRGKLVEMTREISESEKEKIWVRALVITEVRKQGDDRRKFLIKRCTISQNSSDEAEGKHLIVDICKIRPSPPRDLCAEYSLNDYVEVVVTHGWRKGRVTEILLENKYKVYFAATKEDAVFNYTEIRLSMEWLGGGSWIRAHEREFENNAGTPIRPGQDSPSNTLATDEDDTLNDDATKIRSDQESPSITLVLESNEEDKVNDDATEITSSLERHRNTSVLEATEAETQNHETIYGKELPLPHESEDMMDDVATPIIDPQEIPRGETMSESNDKIALPKRISETGTKGVVLQRINKRSNLKLVGKVETLLGKEFKKLEDSFLAPVIKMGRKQKLMVFSRHLIHHLLLRRIDIGEKGLWFTFGEQLMRFSLREFHLTTGLPCVVDKDEDEAETSATKKKKKDPWMNKNQTLNTLLKLLVEKSKELTADQRLRLGATILVEGILMASNPVTSIPEERLLRARNFKEFCKYPWGNLAFDYLLKEVKSFTYAKLTENNQYAICGFIYALQLWALSSVNQLGTFFGISDDGIQFPLCLHWKETKALTIEEVNRFDQMEKVDVKCILGDPGLHSDLVEDVDCEFGRVVDLVKRGYRLKRQDWLNRSVDIAVAEAEVDENNSVPGIDATDQEKIEFLNNKVVSLEERVKYLEGLLNIRGETVKETEKSKETEAATKTKVNGQNADYELDENEVLGVYIDAKRKEIAKRKKNGVRPPREVGHQDEDDVEVEVNEEQPQEEEEQQQEDDTEDDVDDGDKESENPETNEEQKQEEEEQQQEDDTEVNTDVDVGAKENGSENPVKGSKKRGRKDGEENEDAYEKPVKVTRKSERVTKVNISLCIMLYKMLFSIINVTFFIVSSKLKGGEVNEDASEKPMKGTRKSKRGTKVNISQCIRVYKMLFSIINVTFFIVSSKLKGGEVNEDASEKPMKGTRKSKRGTKVNISLCIMLYKMLFSILYVTFFIVSSKLKDGEENEYAYEKPVKVTRKSERVTKGKKKGVTPPREVQQQVEDHAETNEDGEGNEDASKKHVKFTKKNGRGNKEHNVGTPKSKKQKKQFEKDSADDVIGSVLEDLKNAD
- the LOC117128925 gene encoding uncharacterized protein LOC117128925 isoform X14 is translated as MKNNLKKKGKLLSIAKDCEVEVSIQEDGFRGSWYRAILEQNPTRVTGKKLRVSYKTMFNEDGVSPLKETIERSFIRPVPPECLNEGVVFKEGSVVDAYFNNGWWTGVIVVERPDGSFLVYFDDPPDIMRFIRSQLRPHADWIGSKWVKSKNKVLSQHMFTRGKLVEMTREISESEKEKIWVRALVITEVRKQGDDRRKFLIKRCTISQNSSDEAEGKHLIVDICKIRPSPPRDLCAEYSLNDYVEVVVTHGWRKGRVTEILLENKYKVYFAATKEDAVFNYTEIRLSMEWLGGGSWIRAHEREFENNAGTPIRPGQDSPSNTLATDEDDTLNDDATKIRSDQESPSITLVLESNEEDKVNDDATEITSSLERHRNTSVLEATEAETQNHETIYGKELPLPHESEDMMDDVATPIIDPQEIPRGETMSESNDKIALPKRISETGTKGVVLQRINKRSNLKLVGKVETLLGKEFKKLEDSFLAPVIKMGRKQKLMVFSRHLIHHLLLRRIDIGEKGLWFTFGEQLMRFSLREFHLTTGLPCVVDKDEDEAETSATKKKKKDPWMNKNQTLNTLLKLLVEKSKELTADQRLRLGATILVEGILMASNPVTSIPEERLLRARNFKEFCKYPWGNLAFDYLLKEVKSFTYAKLTENNQYAICGFIYALQLWALSSVNQLGTFFGISDDGIQFPLCLHWKETKALTIEEVNRFDQMEKVDVKCILGDPGLHSDLVEDVDCEFGRVVDLVKRGYRLKRQDWLNRSVDIAVAEAEVDENNSVPGIDATDQEKIEFLNNKVVSLEERVKYLEGLLNIRGETVKETEKSKETEAATKTKVNGQNADYELDENEVLGVYIDAKRKEIAKRKKNGVRPPREVGHQDEDDVEVEVNEEQPQEEEEQQQEDDTEDDVDDGDKESENPETNEGQTQEEEEQHQEDDAEVNEEQPQEEEEQQEEEDTEDDVDDGDKESENPETNEEQKQEEEEQQQEDDTEVNTDVDVGAKENGSENPVKGSKKRGRKVNISQCIRVYKMLFSIIYVTFFIVSSKLKDGEENEDAYEKPVKVTRKSERVTKGGEVNEDASEKPMKGTRKSKRGTKDGEENEYAYEKPVKVTRKSERVTKGKKKGVTPPREVQQQVEDHAETNEDGEGNEDASKKHVKFTKKNGRGNKEHNVGTPKSKKQKKQFEKDSADDVIGSVLEDLKNAD
- the LOC117128925 gene encoding uncharacterized protein LOC117128925 isoform X6, which encodes MKNNLKKKGKLLSIAKDCEVEVSIQEDGFRGSWYRAILEQNPTRVTGKKLRVSYKTMFNEDGVSPLKETIERSFIRPVPPECLNEGVVFKEGSVVDAYFNNGWWTGVIVVERPDGSFLVYFDDPPDIMRFIRSQLRPHADWIGSKWVKSKNKVLSQHMFTRGKLVEMTREISESEKEKIWVRALVITEVRKQGDDRRKFLIKRCTISQNSSDEAEGKHLIVDICKIRPSPPRDLCAEYSLNDYVEVVVTHGWRKGRVTEILLENKYKVYFAATKEDAVFNYTEIRLSMEWLGGGSWIRAHEREFENNAGTPIRPGQDSPSNTLATDEDDTLNDDATKIRSDQESPSITLVLESNEEDKVNDDATEITSSLERHRNTSVLEATEAETQNHETIYGKELPLPHESEDMMDDVATPIIDPQEIPRGETMSESNDKIALPKRISETGTKGVVLQRINKRSNLKLVGKVETLLGKEFKKLEDSFLAPVIKMGRKQKLMVFSRHLIHHLLLRRIDIGEKGLWFTFGEQLMRFSLREFHLTTGLPCVVDKDEDEAETSATKKKKKDPWMNKNQTLNTLLKLLVEKSKELTADQRLRLGATILVEGILMASNPVTSIPEERLLRARNFKEFCKYPWGNLAFDYLLKEVKSFTYAKLTENNQYAICGFIYALQLWALSSVNQLGTFFGISDDGIQFPLCLHWKETKALTIEEVNRFDQMEKVDVKCILGDPGLHSDLVEDVDCEFGRVVDLVKRGYRLKRQDWLNRSVDIAVAEAEVDENNSVPGIDATDQEKIEFLNNKVVSLEERVKYLEGLLNIRGETVKETEKSKETEAATKTKVNGQNADYELDENEVLGVYIDAKRKEIAKRKKNGVRPPREVGHQDEDDVEVEVNEEQPQEEEEQQQEDDTEDDVDDGDKESENPETNEEQKQEEEEQQQEDDTEVNTDVDVGAKENGSENPVKGSKKRGRKVNISQCIRVYKMLFSIIYVTFFIVSSKLKDGEENEDAYEKPVKVTRKSERVTKVNISLCIMLYKMLFSIINVTFFIVSSKLKGGEVNEDASEKPMKGTRKSKRGTKVNISQCIRVYKMLFSIINVTFFIVSSKLKGGEVNEDASEKPMKGTRKSKRGTKVNISLCIMLYKMLFSILYVTFFIVSSKLKDGEENEYAYEKPVKVTRKSERVTKGKKKGVTPPREVQQQVEDHAETNEDGEGNEDASKKHVKFTKKNGRGNKEHNVGTPKSKKQKKQFEKDSADDVIGSVLEDLKNAD
- the LOC117128925 gene encoding uncharacterized protein LOC117128925 isoform X3 is translated as MKNNLKKKGKLLSIAKDCEVEVSIQEDGFRGSWYRAILEQNPTRVTGKKLRVSYKTMFNEDGVSPLKETIERSFIRPVPPECLNEGVVFKEGSVVDAYFNNGWWTGVIVVERPDGSFLVYFDDPPDIMRFIRSQLRPHADWIGSKWVKSKNKVLSQHMFTRGKLVEMTREISESEKEKIWVRALVITEVRKQGDDRRKFLIKRCTISQNSSDEAEGKHLIVDICKIRPSPPRDLCAEYSLNDYVEVVVTHGWRKGRVTEILLENKYKVYFAATKEDAVFNYTEIRLSMEWLGGGSWIRAHEREFENNAGTPIRPGQDSPSNTLATDEDDTLNDDATKIRSDQESPSITLVLESNEEDKVNDDATEITSSLERHRNTSVLEATEAETQNHETIYGKELPLPHESEDMMDDVATPIIDPQEIPRGETMSESNDKIALPKRISETGTKGVVLQRINKRSNLKLVGKVETLLGKEFKKLEDSFLAPVIKMGRKQKLMVFSRHLIHHLLLRRIDIGEKGLWFTFGEQLMRFSLREFHLTTGLPCVVDKDEDEAETSATKKKKKDPWMNKNQTLNTLLKLLVEKSKELTADQRLRLGATILVEGILMASNPVTSIPEERLLRARNFKEFCKYPWGNLAFDYLLKEVKSFTYAKLTENNQYAICGFIYALQLWALSSVNQLGTFFGISDDGIQFPLCLHWKETKALTIEEVNRFDQMEKVDVKCILGDPGLHSDLVEDVDCEFGRVVDLVKRGYRLKRQDWLNRSVDIAVAEAEVDENNSVPGIDATDQEKIEFLNNKVVSLEERVKYLEGLLNIRGETVKETEKSKETEAATKTKVNGQNADYELDENEVLGVYIDAKRKEIAKRKKNGVRPPREVGHQDEDDVEVEVNEEQPQEEEEQQQEDDTEDDVDDGDKESENPETNEGQTQEEEEQHQEDDAEVNEEQPQEEEEQQEEEDTEDDVDDGDKESENPETNEEQKQEEEEQQQEDDTEVNTDVDVGAKENGSENPVKGSKKRGRKDGEENEDAYEKPVKVTRKSERVTKVNISLCIMLYKMLFSIINVTFFIVSSKLKGGEVNEDASEKPMKGTRKSKRGTKVNISQCIRVYKMLFSIINVTFFIVSSKLKGGEVNEDASEKPMKGTRKSKRGTKVNISLCIMLYKMLFSILYVTFFIVSSKLKDGEENEYAYEKPVKVTRKSERVTKGKKKGVTPPREVQQQVEDHAETNEDGEGNEDASKKHVKFTKKNGRGNKEHNVGTPKSKKQKKQFEKDSADDVIGSVLEDLKNAD
- the LOC117128925 gene encoding uncharacterized protein LOC117128925 isoform X5, which translates into the protein MKNNLKKKGKLLSIAKDCEVEVSIQEDGFRGSWYRAILEQNPTRVTGKKLRVSYKTMFNEDGVSPLKETIERSFIRPVPPECLNEGVVFKEGSVVDAYFNNGWWTGVIVVERPDGSFLVYFDDPPDIMRFIRSQLRPHADWIGSKWVKSKNKVLSQHMFTRGKLVEMTREISESEKEKIWVRALVITEVRKQGDDRRKFLIKRCTISQNSSDEAEGKHLIVDICKIRPSPPRDLCAEYSLNDYVEVVVTHGWRKGRVTEILLENKYKVYFAATKEDAVFNYTEIRLSMEWLGGGSWIRAHEREFENNAGTPIRPGQDSPSNTLATDEDDTLNDDATKIRSDQESPSITLVLESNEEDKVNDDATEITSSLERHRNTSVLEATEAETQNHETIYGKELPLPHESEDMMDDVATPIIDPQEIPRGETMSESNDKIALPKRISETGTKGVVLQRINKRSNLKLVGKVETLLGKEFKKLEDSFLAPVIKMGRKQKLMVFSRHLIHHLLLRRIDIGEKGLWFTFGEQLMRFSLREFHLTTGLPCVVDKDEDEAETSATKKKKKDPWMNKNQTLNTLLKLLVEKSKELTADQRLRLGATILVEGILMASNPVTSIPEERLLRARNFKEFCKYPWGNLAFDYLLKEVKSFTYAKLTENNQYAICGFIYALQLWALSSVNQLGTFFGISDDGIQFPLCLHWKETKALTIEEVNRFDQMEKVDVKCILGDPGLHSDLVEDVDCEFGRVVDLVKRGYRLKRQDWLNRSVDIAVAEAEVDENNSVPGIDATDQEKIEFLNNKVVSLEERVKYLEGLLNIRGETVKETEKSKETEAATKTKVNGQNADYELDENEVLGVYIDAKRKEIAKRKKNGVRPPREVGHQDEDDVEVEVNEEQPQEEEEQQQEDDTEDDVDDGDKESENPETNEGQTQEEEEQHQEDDAEVNEEQPQEEEEQQEEEDTEDDVDDGDKESENPETNEEQKQEEEEQQQEDDTEVNTDVDVGAKENGSENPVKGSKKRGRKVNISQCIRVYKMLFSIIYVTFFIVSSKLKDGEENEDAYEKPVKVTRKSERVTKVNISLCIMLYKMLFSIINVTFFIVSSKLKGGEVNEDASEKPMKGTRKSKRGTKGGEVNEDASEKPMKGTRKSKRGTKVNISLCIMLYKMLFSILYVTFFIVSSKLKDGEENEYAYEKPVKVTRKSERVTKGKKKGVTPPREVQQQVEDHAETNEDGEGNEDASKKHVKFTKKNGRGNKEHNVGTPKSKKQKKQFEKDSADDVIGSVLEDLKNAD
- the LOC117128925 gene encoding uncharacterized protein LOC117128925 isoform X4, which gives rise to MKNNLKKKGKLLSIAKDCEVEVSIQEDGFRGSWYRAILEQNPTRVTGKKLRVSYKTMFNEDGVSPLKETIERSFIRPVPPECLNEGVVFKEGSVVDAYFNNGWWTGVIVVERPDGSFLVYFDDPPDIMRFIRSQLRPHADWIGSKWVKSKNKVLSQHMFTRGKLVEMTREISESEKEKIWVRALVITEVRKQGDDRRKFLIKRCTISQNSSDEAEGKHLIVDICKIRPSPPRDLCAEYSLNDYVEVVVTHGWRKGRVTEILLENKYKVYFAATKEDAVFNYTEIRLSMEWLGGGSWIRAHEREFENNAGTPIRPGQDSPSNTLATDEDDTLNDDATKIRSDQESPSITLVLESNEEDKVNDDATEITSSLERHRNTSVLEATEAETQNHETIYGKELPLPHESEDMMDDVATPIIDPQEIPRGETMSESNDKIALPKRISETGTKGVVLQRINKRSNLKLVGKVETLLGKEFKKLEDSFLAPVIKMGRKQKLMVFSRHLIHHLLLRRIDIGEKGLWFTFGEQLMRFSLREFHLTTGLPCVVDKDEDEAETSATKKKKKDPWMNKNQTLNTLLKLLVEKSKELTADQRLRLGATILVEGILMASNPVTSIPEERLLRARNFKEFCKYPWGNLAFDYLLKEVKSFTYAKLTENNQYAICGFIYALQLWALSSVNQLGTFFGISDDGIQFPLCLHWKETKALTIEEVNRFDQMEKVDVKCILGDPGLHSDLVEDVDCEFGRVVDLVKRGYRLKRQDWLNRSVDIAVAEAEVDENNSVPGIDATDQEKIEFLNNKVVSLEERVKYLEGLLNIRGETVKETEKSKETEAATKTKVNGQNADYELDENEVLGVYIDAKRKEIAKRKKNGVRPPREVGHQDEDDVEVEVNEEQPQEEEEQQQEDDTEDDVDDGDKESENPETNEGQTQEEEEQHQEDDAEVNEEQPQEEEEQQEEEDTEDDVDDGDKESENPETNEEQKQEEEEQQQEDDTEVNTDVDVGAKENGSENPVKGSKKRGRKVNISQCIRVYKMLFSIIYVTFFIVSSKLKDGEENEDAYEKPVKVTRKSERVTKGGEVNEDASEKPMKGTRKSKRGTKVNISQCIRVYKMLFSIINVTFFIVSSKLKGGEVNEDASEKPMKGTRKSKRGTKVNISLCIMLYKMLFSILYVTFFIVSSKLKDGEENEYAYEKPVKVTRKSERVTKGKKKGVTPPREVQQQVEDHAETNEDGEGNEDASKKHVKFTKKNGRGNKEHNVGTPKSKKQKKQFEKDSADDVIGSVLEDLKNAD
- the LOC117128925 gene encoding uncharacterized protein LOC117128925 isoform X8 → MKNNLKKKGKLLSIAKDCEVEVSIQEDGFRGSWYRAILEQNPTRVTGKKLRVSYKTMFNEDGVSPLKETIERSFIRPVPPECLNEGVVFKEGSVVDAYFNNGWWTGVIVVERPDGSFLVYFDDPPDIMRFIRSQLRPHADWIGSKWVKSKNKVLSQHMFTRGKLVEMTREISESEKEKIWVRALVITEVRKQGDDRRKFLIKRCTISQNSSDEAEGKHLIVDICKIRPSPPRDLCAEYSLNDYVEVVVTHGWRKGRVTEILLENKYKVYFAATKEDAVFNYTEIRLSMEWLGGGSWIRAHEREFENNAGTPIRPGQDSPSNTLATDEDDTLNDDATKIRSDQESPSITLVLESNEEDKVNDDATEITSSLERHRNTSVLEATEAETQNHETIYGKELPLPHESEDMMDDVATPIIDPQEIPRGETMSESNDKIALPKRISETGTKGVVLQRINKRSNLKLVGKVETLLGKEFKKLEDSFLAPVIKMGRKQKLMVFSRHLIHHLLLRRIDIGEKGLWFTFGEQLMRFSLREFHLTTGLPCVVDKDEDEAETSATKKKKKDPWMNKNQTLNTLLKLLVEKSKELTADQRLRLGATILVEGILMASNPVTSIPEERLLRARNFKEFCKYPWGNLAFDYLLKEVKSFTYAKLTENNQYAICGFIYALQLWALSSVNQLGTFFGISDDGIQFPLCLHWKETKALTIEEVNRFDQMEKVDVKCILGDPGLHSDLVEDVDCEFGRVVDLVKRGYRLKRQDWLNRSVDIAVAEAEVDENNSVPGIDATDQEKIEFLNNKVVSLEERVKYLEGLLNIRGETVKETEKSKETEAATKTKVNGQNADYELDENEVLGVYIDAKRKEIAKRKKNGVRPPREVGHQDEDDVEVEVNEEQPQEEEEQQQEDDTEDDVDDGDKESENPETNEGQTQEEEEQHQEDDAEVNEEQPQEEEEQQEEEDTEDDVDDGDKESENPETNEEQKQEEEEQQQEDDTEVNTDVDVGAKENGSENPVKGSKKRGRKVNISQCIRVYKMLFSIIYVTFFIVSSKLKDGEENEDAYEKPVKVTRKSERVTKVNISLCIMLYKMLFSIINVTFFIVSSKLKGGEVNEDASEKPMKGTRKSKRGTKGGEVNEDASEKPMKGTRKSKRGTKDGEENEYAYEKPVKVTRKSERVTKGKKKGVTPPREVQQQVEDHAETNEDGEGNEDASKKHVKFTKKNGRGNKEHNVGTPKSKKQKKQFEKDSADDVIGSVLEDLKNAD